Genomic segment of Dasypus novemcinctus isolate mDasNov1 chromosome 4, mDasNov1.1.hap2, whole genome shotgun sequence:
AATGGGATTTCATGACCCTTTGCTGCTTGTTTTGGTTTGTGTTGggtttctctttactttttcttttttaaaaatgttagcaTAGTCATAAACCTTTTTGAAATTTTCGTATAATTTTCCCATGAGAAAATATCACAGATTTAAAAATGATGcattccagaatattttcctttatattttgaaTGAAAGTCCACTTTCAAGAATTAAAACTGCTGAGTGTAAAATATATTGActttgtttcctctttctctttttaaaatttaatttataagtTGTTTCATGATAGGGTTTGTGCTAGTCTTTGTGATTTCCTTGGGAGGTGATAAAAGTAAATTTTCGAACCTCCTGCGTATGGGAAAAGAAAAGCACAAATATATGTCTATTATAATATAGATGCAGAACTTTTTGAGTCATTAAATAGTGAAGTGGTTTAACCAAGAATGCTAGTTAGGGTTTTGAGGACCTTCCTCAAGCATCTCTGAACATTTCCCTGCTATTCAGAAAGCTAAGCATGTCCCATTTCATAGCACATGAAGTGCACGCTTCTTATCTAGTGACGGGCAACTATCTAAAATCAAGCCTTAGGAATGCATTTCTCATTTTATCCTAATGATAACTCTTTGTCCATCCTATTATTTCCAGCAAACTAAGCCACCCACTTCTTAATACCTTGTAGTTTCCAGCTTCTGTGCCTTTAGTTAAGCTGATTTCTCTCCACTGATATTCCATTCCCCACTCCACCCTTTGTTGATGTTCCCACAACCACAATTATTTATGTTTCCTGTGGGTTTAAAGTCTACACAGAGTAGGCTATGTTCCTGTTCTATATCTCTTACTAGACTGAGAGCTCATTGACAGCCAGGGCCAGAGCTTATTTACTGTGAGATTCTACACGTTGGAGGTGACCAGTGCTGGAATGAACAAGGGAATAAAACTCAGTATTGAGACTCCTAGTTATATTTACCTGCAACTTGACACACTCAACTAGAAAATATTGGGATCAAATAAATGTGTTTGCCTGACCTTTAGTAAGTAAACATTCACCTTACACTGTCACATttgttaataaatatatcatactctTCCGATACCTAACATTCCATAATTCTTCCAAATGCTTGATCCCTACCAAAATAGCAAGAGAAGTGAAGCTAAAATAACTCTCAAACACAGCAGGAAAAAAACATTGTCAATACATAATTAATGTAGAAATACTGGAAATGGACTTGCCGATAAAATAAGGATAAGATTGCACCTTCTTGGACTTTGGAACACCTTGAGAGTATTTTAGGTATCACCATCGTTCTTTAAAGGGGAGCCTGTGCTTAAAGCTGAAACTTGTGTTTTCTTGTACTTCTTCTCTATCTCATTATCTTTTTTAAgctttttacaaaaataaaacagaacaattcatttaggaaaaatgaaagaaaagtgtccactaattttttaacaaaaatggttaagtaggaatattttcttaaaaacccTTCTAAACTACATTAAATAGAAGTGACCAATCATTCCTCACCCATATTTTTAAGTATAAATGCTCTTAAATTGcagcaggaaaaataaaaaagacattcaGCATAACCTGGAAAGTTAGTTTGCCCACTAAGTAAATCTAGCAATacctttattgatttttaatgaaaatatgtaCTTGACTTCTTAAGAATTTGTTCAAGTAACTATAATGACACAATAAAAACATCACATATCATATAGTTTTAATGCATATACAGAACCCCATTTCTTCAAAGGGTTTTCATTTTGAGTATCTCACTTGTTGTTATGAGAACTCAAATCAGGAGAAAGGAAAGATTGGAGTAGTTTCATACGCCAAATGAATGGACTAGGACATGGAAGAATTTCCAACTTCTTCCAAATCATTCAGCTGTAGTTTGGGgcatgtttatttgttttaaatttttcttccccAGGCTCTTTGCTCTGTTCGATGCTTATGAAGTATTAGGCAAATTCCTGTATTATGTGATATCATATTCTTCTTTGGGGGATTGCCAAATAAAAATGGTTTGCCTGTGCTGATTGCTTGTTATGAACCAGACATTGTGCaagtcatttacattttcttGACTTCACTTTacagatataatttttaaaaattacattcttcCCCCATAATCACTGTAAGAATTCAGAGACTTACTACCAAATTAATAATTAACGATTGCTGAATTAGCAAATGTTaatcattctcttctcttctctccctcttctctccatttttcctcttcctttccctttcttatAGCCTGTGgtttgaaagaagagaaaaaggtgaATAAGTAACTGATTTATCAGGAACATTAGCATCTGGAATGGTGTGAGTGGATGGATAGGTTTTATATGTAGATTTAAATGAAGTTTTATAATATCTATTCTATTATGATAACATTTCAATTAAAATGAGTACGGAAGTTATCCCAATAGCTGTATTTATTCAAATTAAGCTTAAACTCACAGATACTTTTCTCAATTTACTTTTCATTAGAAAATAATACTTCTAATAAAACCTATCAATGAACAAAAGGAAACAGTTTTATGATCTCATCAATCTTTGACAATGCAAAACAACTTGGaatcttcaaaataattttagctACATTTGTTCCTGGTTAAAAATACATGACATTTTTTTCTGCAGtttcttcccatttttcaaaAGAGAAGGTGCCGTTTGTTCCTCATTAAGGCTTGTGAGAGTTATACAGCAAAGTTGTCTGGGTAGCTCTGAAAATGCGAGGGTTACAGTTTAAGTAACAAGGTAAATTTTGCACTGAACCTTGTTAGTAGTTCcttcattcatcattttaaacTAGCTATATCAGTAATCCCTGCAGGAATGATTATGCCATCCACACTAGGAACATGCCAGACATTCCTTCCGGGTCTGCAAGTTACTGAGTTTTTAATTACTTGGTATCCATGCTAATAGAAAGACAAACATATTTTTCTCCCTATCataaaaaaaaggttactttgtttgttcatctttattttcttcacagcTTGTTCCCCAGAGACCGGTGGGAAAGCATGTGGCAGCATCTGTAGTTGTCTGAATGGAGGCATCTGTGATCCTGTGACTGGGCACTGCCAGTGCCCCCCAGGGGTTCGTGGAAAAACCTGTGAAGATGGTATGTGCGTCTGTTGCCTGTCACATGAGACGGCTCTTGAAGTTCTTGAAGTTTCTAGCGGGAAAGTAACTAAGTGAAAGTtgcatctgtatttttaaaagtggccTTTTTTGAAGAAGTAGAAGACCATGCCTATATATACAGCAGCACAGTTGTTTTGACTGATGTGTAACCTGTGTAACAGAACAAAATAAGTGAATCTTAAAACAGCTTTGATCTAAGCGTGAGGAATCCTGACACAGAAAAGTCCCTTATCTTCTGTTGAGCAAAAAGTTGAGTTTGTGTGTTAAGGTTTGTATGTAGGAACTGGGGAGAATTTATTTGCTCTgcataataaaaggaaaacaaaatgaaatctcTTTGGACAAACCAGCAGGGGAAGAGAACatcagagaagaaaaggaaggggtGAGGAGAGGAAGACAGAAGAAAATGTTAGATGAAAATTCACAAAATATCCATGAGTGTTGTGTGTGGATTTTTAATGAAAACCAGTGAAGAGGCCAAATTTCCCACATGGGTAGAtaaagcacacaaaaaaagcagCAGCTTGTACAGGCACAATAGCTGAAAGCAGAGTCAGGGAAGACATAAATCCCCGGAATTGGCAGAAATCATAGAGAATTTATTAGATTCCTATAAATTATGGAACTTGGAGAATTCTGGAAATCAAGTTTACTTAGCTCTCTGAGGTAAAAGAAGGTCTCATTTACTTATCCCAGTAATCCATGTTTAttcatgtattaaaaaatatgtacattAGTGTTTGCAAGACATTGTGCCAGGCATTATGATATggtaatgataaagaaaaaaaaaatcctggtcCTTGCATATAGAATTAGTCTTGTTCAGATCAGACATAGATTACAAACGTTGGCAAGTATTAAAAACTAAATGTTAAAGTTTGTTTGGAGGTAAGACCATGAGGACATTGCAGTCTGTGTGAGCCAGAAGAAACTCCTGGAAAAATGATGCTTAAGCAGACGCCCACAGAATGAGAAGTGAGATGCAAAGAGAGAGCGAAGAGCATTCCAGACCCAGGGTGCCATGCCGGGCCAAGGTCTGACATGGAAGAGTGTGATGCattggaggaaagagaagacaggagCTAAAGTCAGTTGGGCAGATATTGGTTCAACATGAGGCCAGCCCGTGTAGGGGCTTATACATCTTTTCAAGTTTGGGGTCATTAGCCTGATAGCAATGGCAAGAtattgaaggattttaagcagtGGATATAGAATCGTGTTTGtagatttaaaaatctttctaGTCTCTTTCAACCAGATTGGAAGTAATGTCTTACCTTTCACAAGCTCCTTATTTCATATAGCAATAGCTATAGCAAATTTTGCATGTGGGTAGATATGTGTTTTGTTTGTCCTTCCACCCTCCAGGATGCCCAAAAGGATTCTTTGGGAAGACCTGCAAAAGGAAATGTAACTGCGCCAACAATGGCCATTGCCACAGGGTGTATGGGGCGTGCATGTGCGAGCCAGGGCGCTATGGGCGCTTTTGTCATCTCAGTAAGTCACAAGCACTaaattcattttctctgtgaagcgTGGAGGCTCAGAAAAGTACAGACAATATATTAGACAAAAGATGCGTGTAAAAACAAAGTCTTTTATATCATCATATCATATATGATGATTATGCCCTAGTCTTCATTAGATGACTCTTAAATTATTGACTCTGGACtctgatgaatgaaaaaaattctaaatgcCTTGTTTTTTAGTCaatgttttccttaattttttttttaaagaaggtaccggggattgaacccaggatctcacatatgagaagcaggtgatgaaccacttgcgctacatctgctccctaacaTTTATCTTAATGTTTGAGAGGATTGTTAATaattcatttaaatgtttttgaCACTTTATGGGAGTAGAATGTCAATGCTGAGaacaattttcatttatttctggtttCCAATACAAAGCAAAGTCATTCACTAACATTTTCTAAAACAGGCCCATCTTTTTGCACTTTGACCATCAATCACATTTTGAAAAAGTTgcaaaagtgaaaaacaacaacaacaaacaacaaaaaacagaataagcaaaaacttttagaatttctccattggGCTAGTTCTAGGAGCTCACCTTCCTACCACCATTAGGCTGTGAACAAATCTGAAATGATCTCCGTCTCGCTTCTCTACTTGTGCCAGATTCCCTTCCCTCTTCATCGAAGGGCCAGTTCCTCTGAACATCCTTCCTGAGTGAACTTCACTCATACCATGACCCATCCTTTCGTGACAGAACCTTTAGAGTCTTATATTTTTAGATGAATGCCCATGGGTCTTaccaattttataaaatacatgtACCTTGAAGACAGATACTACGTTGTGAATACTCTAATAAGAGAGACAGGGAGGGCATTATAAAAACTAAACCTGGTCTTGAGGAAAGGTTACACTTGATgagtgaaaaagaagggaaaggcatGAGCAAATGTGAGTAGCAGAAGTGCTGATGGTATTTCAGAACCAGTGGATACCTCCTGGAACATGCCATGGGAGGAAGACTGACCTAAACACAACGAAAAcatcatttctgttatttttcttctagTGTAAAAGACAAGCTCATTTTCAGAAAtatcttttgaatattttataaagtaataGCAGATGTCTTGGCAAATAACATTTAAATGATAACTGATCAGGTCAAAAATTTAAAGagctaatttttaaagaaacatgaaATTGGAAGTGTTTCAAGTTTAAATAATAAGCATagcaaattattttattcatttacaagTTGTGAGGAATTGAGGTCTAGGGGAAAATCTAGCAAACAAGTTGTTGCGGCTACCGCTGCTGGTGGTAGTTGTTATAAGTTTGAATGTGACCATCTTTAGGGAGAACATACACATTCCAGTTCTCTAGGATCCACTTACTGCTTCTATATAAGCTTCATTTATTAAAGCTACTCGCCTGACTACTGAGGAATTTGAGTTTGCAACCCTGAGTAGGCATTAGATTACCAACAAAGTTTActtctacttttccttttttccaaacATATTTCCCTAGTTATGTGTTCTTGAGATACCTACTGTCACATTTTTAAGCATTGCATTTTCATGCTTAAGTTGTCCCTGAACTCAGCCTTCTACATGCTGAGCCGGGAAGGGTGGGACATGGAAGCAATCCAGGGAAGTTAGTGCTCTGAAAGGAGCAAGACAAGGCCTGAATAAAGGCAGGCAGTAGCTCGGGGAGACCCTAGCTAAGGCTCAGTGAGTCTGAGAATGAATTTGCAATTTGGAAGTCACAGAAAAGGTGATAGAGTGATCACAAAACTTATCCTccaaactgggcaattttaagaGTGAAAAGGTGCCCTGTTAATGATTCTTTCCTGCTTTTGTAGTAACTCTGATTGTCTCTGGCAACTGGGACCAGGGTCACCCTCCATGCTGGCATTGTAATCACCACTGTGAATTCTTTCCGTTAATGTTCCTTTCCATCCACCAGAAAGGGGAGTTGCATGTTTTGTTCTTTCCAAGCAGCTTCCTGCAACAAAGCCTGTATGTTGTACAATATAATTACCTTGAATGTGGAGAGCACATGAAGGATCTTTCATTTGATAAGTCCCTTGCACATCTGTAacgagagaagaaaaaaaaatagagttataTTTTGGAAAGGTAACTGAATTATGCTAAGTAACTGCTCAAGGGGAGAACTATGGGTATGTTTCCCCCAATTCCGAGATAGATTTCTAATTTATAAATTAGAATTCCTGTGCTGACAAAAGATCACCCCTAAAACTCAATAGCATGAGGAAAACAGTGATGGAAAGGCAAGCACCATTTGCCAAAGATGTGGCCAAGATAATTCTGCTGTCATGATGAAAGCTTTGTCTTATCTGCATGATGTAAAATTATTTCCGATTACCGAATAATGAAAGGGAGTGAAAACAATGGAAGGCCTTCACATAAATGCTCGTCCATCATCTCCATGCTGCGCCAAGATGAATATAGGGCCTGGCAGGCTCTAGCAATCCTTGGAGAATATTAACTATAGGCACCAATGGAGCACATTGAGAAGCAATTTCTCTCCCGGAAGCACCAAAGCCTTTTAAGTAGTTCAGGCTTTAGCATTCACATCCAGTTgccaaaaagcaaatgaattgccgatttgaaaagacatttgtttccctattttttttggCAGTCAGGAGGATCTCCTTGTTTTCCCCATAATCAGACACCGCAGAACTACATGCCTGTGCactaacaatttaaaataaacaatgtgTGTTTTCATGAAACCGGTTTGCCTCAATCTGCTTGCAGACTGTCCCAAGGGGGCATACGGAGCTGGCTGCTCTTCAGAATGCCAGTGTGTGGAGGAGAACACCCTGGAATGCAGCACCAAAAATGGTACTTGCACCTGCAAATCTGGTTACCAAGGCAACAGATACCAGAAAGGTACAATCTGATGACAGATTTTCTTTCGTCTCTAATAACAATGCTCAGTCTTTGTTCAGCACCATCTCATCATTAATTAGTTAATCCACCAGTGTTCATAGGAGACGAGTAAGCTTTATTAATCCCCTATTTGCAGGCGAGGAAACTGAACTCCAGGGCAATAAAGTTATTTAACCTTGTCTTCTGAGTATCTTCTGTTAGCCATGACCTGGCTAACTTGAGCAAGGGAAGAAGAATCATATTGTAGAGAATTTGATCCTAAGAAGATTAAAGCCAACCAATCACTGCTTTAAAATGAACTAATCAACTAAGGGTGTTAGTTTCCAGAGTTGAAGAATAGATTTCTTTGTATCTAAAGATCGATCATTTAAACAAATACATTTCAAAGATTCCTAACCATAGAGAAAATTTGGGGAAATTGAAAGCTGGCTATCAACATTGTCCTTTGTAAAATTTCCATATAttacataaataattttttataaatctataaatgtaaaaatttacAGTATGATTTcaaatataagtaatatatatgggTATGTGAATAGATGTATATCAAATTTGGGAAAGGGGATTCTAAGATGTTAGTAATGGTTGTCTCTGGTTTTTAGACTCATTTGATGCTCTTTCCCAGTTATCTACATGGCCAATTCTTTAATCTCTTTCAAGTGGTTTCATGTCACCTTCTGCTTCAGATTATTGGTACCACTCTCTTTCAAATTGCAACCTGCAAGTCTCCCTGCACTTTTGATCTTTTTCTGTGGTGAATATTACCTTCTAAAACACTATATACTCTAATTACTTATTAGACCTATTATTTATTGTCTGTCTATTGCTGCCAGAAATTCAGCCCCATGTGGGAAGGATATCTATCTATTTTGTTCACTAAAGTATCCCTGAACTCCTAAAGCAGTACCTGACTTACAAGAGAAACTCAATAAGTATTTTCTTAAATCAATTCATATATATGCATggcttaatttttctttatacaaATTCTCCTGTTTTGTGAATTCTGCAGTAAGCATTTGATACTATTATATTCAGGGGAAATGATCACAGTATTTCTTCTCTCCTTAATGCATAACAATACTAAAcatataacaaataaaaattaccatAACTCATGTCAAGTGAACTTTTTGCCTTTGCAGTGATCCAAAGTGCAATTTTGTTTAAAACCAGCTGGAGATAATGGGTTTGAAAAGAGGCCATTACTCTGTTGGGTTCTCTTACTGAAGCAGGTCCTGGGATTAAGAGTTCTCTTTGACCCTCATGTATCACACGTTGCTCCGTGCATTGCCACTGTCAGGGGGTCTATAGGGGTTTTCTGTTgctgaatgaaaagagaaatatgacTTTTCCAGGGTTGTCCTGGGACTGCGTAACTGGAGTAAATGAGCAGCCTTGTCCATCTAGAGCTCGTGTAGAGAGGAGCTGTTTAAGTAGTTGGTGTGTGACTCTTTAGGCTGTGGGGAAAGGAACTTGGGGAAATGTAAGCCTGACATCATAGGAATGTGTTTAATAAATGGTTCAAGAGTAGGTCCCATGCCAATGTCTAAGCCTTCTCCTGGTTcagctgatttttaaatgtatcaCCTTCCCTTACTTAGTCCTCCACCGGAGAAGGCGTGCCCTGGAAAGCACTGCATGAGGAGACAATACCATATTTATGCACCTGGgaaaatttaatttattctgATAACATTTTCTTAAAGCAGCTGTTGAATATACTATTTTGGAAAATGTTTCTGAGATTCCTACTGTGAAGGAAAATGAGTTGAAAGTATATGTAAATCAGCAAAATAGAGAGGTCACCACAATCTCTGGAAAACATATTATTTTTCAATCAGATATCTTT
This window contains:
- the LOC139438836 gene encoding EGF-like and EMI domain-containing protein 1, producing the protein MSQLTWYPTPVCLDGTFGPDCSLSCEDCVNGGKCQEGKRGCSCPAGWEGILCNETCSPETGGKACGSICSCLNGGICDPVTGHCQCPPGVRGKTCEDGCPKGFFGKTCKRKCNCANNGHCHRVYGACMCEPGRYGRFCHLNCPKGAYGAGCSSECQCVEENTLECSTKNGTCTCKSGYQGNRYQKGTI